AAATTTCCACAATTTACTAATTATTATTCCCTCTCAATCTCTTCCAATATCTCAACCACCTTCGCTATCTCCGGTCTCTTCGCTGGAACCCTATTCGTACAAAGCTGCACTAAGTCTATCATCTGAAGCAACTTTGCTTCAATGTTGGGAGTCTTCACAAGCTCCAAATCAAACACTTCACCTGTCCATTGTTCTGCCAAAACCTTATTCATCCATACCACCAGCTCTATGTCTTCCTTTTTATCATCCATACTCGATCTTCCGCTAAGAGTTTCCAACGTCAAGATTCCAAAACCATATATGTCTGATTCCGGAGTCGATCTCCTTGTGTCGTATGCTTCCGGGGCACGGTAACGTTTTTCCGTTCTGGCTGATGAGTCTTCTCTGATGACCGGGTTGGTTAGGAGAGCTAAACCGGTTTCTGATATACATCCATATCCTTTGGAGTTCAAAAAGACATTAGAAGATTTGATGTCGCCATGTGCGAGCTTGTGTTGTGTGTGTAAGTGAGCTAATCCTTTTGCTAATCCGATCAGGAATCTTAACCGCGTTTCCCAGTCCAACGGAACGTGGTCCTCGTTGCCATTCTTGCCTGCCGGAAAAAAAATTTCGTTAAATGAAAAAAACCAACATCATCAAGTAAGTTAAGGCATATTTACGAAAAATGAGGTTCAATTTGGATTCGGATGTCATAAAATATACTAAAGTGTTCTATATTACTAAACCCagaaaaaccaaaccaaatcataacaaaacttaaaaaaactaaCAATTACCCCccaatatctaaaatataagttatttctataaattttgaTACCATGAGTTATTCAAGAGGATTCTACATTtctaaaaccgaaaaataaaaaccaaccaAAAACAAACGagtaacatatttaaaatatcaattatatacttaaaaatattaattatattcagttttaaaaacaaaatatcctaaaaatactattttgatAGTAATAAACAGTAAACATACCATGAAGAAGAACAGAGAGACTTCCTCTCGGATAGTAATCAAAGACCATAAGCTTCTCTTCCTTGGAACACACGTAAGCTCTCAAAGGAGCAACGTTCTCATGTCTAATGTTTCCAACGATCTCCATCTGCTGTTTGAAATCCTTTCTTGACACCGACACATCCTTAAACCTCTTAACCGCGATGACCTTGGCATCTCCAAGAACCGCTTTGTAGGTCATCCCAAAAGTGCCTTTCCCTAGAAACTCAGCCGAAGATGTCAACAAGTCTTCCAAATTAAAAGCAAGATTGTTTCCTTCAAAGAAAACTATTCTGTTAAATTCACTCTTCTCCTCCATATCTTCTATGTTCATCTCTTTTCTTGATTTAGAAACTTCTTTTTCACTTggtagggtttttggatttGCCTTAGCCGGTGTAAGCGTCTCTGGTTTGGTTTCttgtctcttctttctcttcacgTAGCAAATGATTATCAAAACCGCAATTACAAAGAATATCAAGAAGCAACCGGTTATTGCTATCCCTAGTATAGCTGGCTCAGAGATGTAGATCCCGTgtttgtcttcttcttgttctttctctttctgcGCCGGTGAACCAACCGGAGGAGGGGTGTCGTCGTAAGTTAAGTTGTTGCCGGAAAAAGATGAGTGTCCGAATCTTTTCAAAGACTTTGGTACTGATCCAGTGAGGTTGTTGTTGGATACGTTAAGTCTGCGTAGACCGGGGAGGTTAAGATCCGGGATCTCACCGGAAAATGAATTTTTAGCCAAATTTAGCGACAAGAGTCCGGTCAGGTTTGCTAGACCCGAGGGGATGCTACCGTTAAACTGGTTACCAAACAGGTCAAGAACGGTGAGGTTCATCCACGTGGTGTAGTCAGAGGGTAATGGACCGGAGAACTTGTTGTTGCTTAGGGTAATAGCTTTTAGTTTCTTGAGCTGCAAGAAATCTATTGGGAAGGGGCCACGTAAGCCGTTGGATCGGAGACTTAGAATCTCAAGCTCCGATAGACGGCTGATGGTTCCAGGAGGAAGAGTTCCGAGAAGACTCGCTCCTGGCAAGTGAAGGGCGGTGACACGTGTGTTGTCTCTGTTGCACGTGACGCCTGACCACGTGGCGCATATTGGGCTGCTTGCGTTCCACGCTAGAGACCGTGGGTGAGTGATGTTGTTGAGGAAGTCAAGAAGGGCTTGTCTGTCTCCGGCGAGGTCCCCGGTGACGGGATAAAGCAGGGACGGTGATGCAAAGATGAGAAGTAACACAGAGTAGAAGATGGAAAGTCTTCTACTCATCTTATTATTTTACCTTTTTAGTCAAAATTTATGTGGTTATGTGATGTAGACTTGGTTAAACCTGCATTAGTATTTTTACTTATGGAAGTTAGAGATGCAAAAAACGTTAATCAATTATATTATTTGCTGAGAAATATAAATTCCAACCATTTTACAAAGACATTCCTACATTCCACAGTATCAttttaataactatttttatcTGTCTAATCAGGTCTGTGAACTCAGCCTGACATGATTTCACATAAAAAAAACTACGCTTATACATGGCTAAAATgacattttaataaaagaaaaactacgCTTATTCATGGCTAACCAGATTTATATGCCAAGCAGATTCTTCAGACAgaactgaaaataaataaacaacttACAGTTTCAAAGACGGATCTTAACAAGTACTGCTGAAAAGACTTAGTTTGGAATTGAGAGGACAGAATGTAAAAGTAGTTATGAGAGAGCAGAgacgagagaaagagaaagaacacAGAGGTTTGGAATGCAAAACTGTTGGCAAGGGAAGCTACTTGAAGGAAGTCATAAGAGAAAATATGGTTTAGGAAAGTCAAACCGGTTATGAGTACACAATGATTGGATAATTACATACCGGCAATACTCAAACGCTAATAGACGTCTAACTCTGGCATATTCCCGGTTCAATGTGCTACAATGTTGCAGATAAAAGATTCGAAagttgattttaaaaaatacaattagtTGGGGCGTGATGGTGACAAATTGGTGATGATGGAGCTGGAGGATTGTGATAACTTACCAATCAATAAAAGGAATATGAGCTGTTAATTAatttatctttgttattttgattAACATAAACCCCCTCATATTTTCAGCCTTGCAGTACTATATCCCCCAATCTTTGTGAACCCAAACAATGcatataatttaagttattgAATTACATTATTCGCAATTCTTACAAGACAACAATTTCGACAAAAAATGTgtgttttagacttttagtcATTTGTGGCGGCTTTAATAGAAAATTAttgattttcatatatatgcaCGTTTAACACATAAAAGTATCTAAATATTGCCATGCTTTCcaattaaaagttaagagttAAAAAGGAAAACTTTTTAAGGGAAGGACCTTTTCGCTATATAAGCCTATATATATATGCGTTTATTGgaagtatatatgcatgcaCATGCACCTGCATGGATAACTTGTATTTCTAGTGATTAATAACCAATTAAATAATATTGTATGTGTATTTGGCAATGTAACTTCACATGATCTACGAGCATCTTATAATCATTGACGTAAAGTTCTGGCGTTGATTAATTATTGTTGATATATGTTACTATTATATGGTGTTTGGTGTGCATATATTATTTTCGTGACATGTGCAGCCAAGGAGCGATGACTACCTAGACAAACGGGGAATTATCTTTGCGATATTAAATTTATTCTCTCCATTACGGTCCaagtttatagttttttttttatatttccaatTGCTTAGTATGGCCATCTACTAGTCTTACTGTTTAAATAAGCTATTACTTTATCTAGCTTATATACAACATTGAATAATCAAACCTCGAATACGTGACAAGAGAGTGGTTGCTAGTATAGGTGATGTTCGAGATTTAAGAATCATTGTAAACTTCGCTACAACCTTCACCAACATTATTCATACAGTAATCAGTATATTGTTACTAAGTGCATTACTCCACGTAGATAGTTCACAACACCGTCTGTTTACAGCTTTGTGAATAATGCTTTGCACAATCCGAAAGTAAGCAGGTTGTCGATGTAAAAAGTGATGAATTAACAACGAGTTTTTAGTCAAAACCGTAATTTACAATGTATCTTTTTGTAACCTTTGACCTGAATATTAGCTTTTTACtatttgttttaaacttttaggGGTTCTAAAATCTCTATGGGATCGGAGTAGAACATAACAGAATTAAATTACAGCTATTTTATCGACCATTGGATTCATTTTGGTTACACCTTTGACCGAGGTAGATCATCTGGGCTCTAGTCAGTCATGTCTTAT
The nucleotide sequence above comes from Brassica napus cultivar Da-Ae chromosome A9, Da-Ae, whole genome shotgun sequence. Encoded proteins:
- the LOC106364073 gene encoding inactive leucine-rich repeat receptor-like serine/threonine-protein kinase At5g24100, with the translated sequence MSRRLSIFYSVLLLIFASPSLLYPVTGDLAGDRQALLDFLNNITHPRSLAWNASSPICATWSGVTCNRDNTRVTALHLPGASLLGTLPPGTISRLSELEILSLRSNGLRGPFPIDFLQLKKLKAITLSNNKFSGPLPSDYTTWMNLTVLDLFGNQFNGSIPSGLANLTGLLSLNLAKNSFSGEIPDLNLPGLRRLNVSNNNLTGSVPKSLKRFGHSSFSGNNLTYDDTPPPVGSPAQKEKEQEEDKHGIYISEPAILGIAITGCFLIFFVIAVLIIICYVKRKKRQETKPETLTPAKANPKTLPSEKEVSKSRKEMNIEDMEEKSEFNRIVFFEGNNLAFNLEDLLTSSAEFLGKGTFGMTYKAVLGDAKVIAVKRFKDVSVSRKDFKQQMEIVGNIRHENVAPLRAYVCSKEEKLMVFDYYPRGSLSVLLHGKNGNEDHVPLDWETRLRFLIGLAKGLAHLHTQHKLAHGDIKSSNVFLNSKGYGCISETGLALLTNPVIREDSSARTEKRYRAPEAYDTRRSTPESDIYGFGILTLETLSGRSSMDDKKEDIELVVWMNKVLAEQWTGEVFDLELVKTPNIEAKLLQMIDLVQLCTNRVPAKRPEIAKVVEILEEIERE